In one Mycoplasmopsis canis PG 14 genomic region, the following are encoded:
- a CDS encoding V-type ATP synthase subunit I domain-containing protein, whose amino-acid sequence MKKIKKHLLLSSLLSSSFGLTIVSCSPNQVQNNVENKESKEVTALKLDILNNFVNEISDKEKQKEYKKDIDSKKTAEELLSYRDSLINKYEKVILEKIKYAEFDKDVEGLLITNLKLLKKWENLNEFKITIKEKIAEEISYIKNDNFFLLLSNESKEQIDKMIRNLNKVSEKSLINNEIKNLLNKEKENEINLLKNNVKNIINTHIAEEKRSELLSELESKENKFTEIYVFENKVLNSLIRLKKDTELTFQLNFLQSRNPITANEYKLKVINSNESNFNSIKNELLTEVRKYKPDRPSNYWIFAQKDPYPSTIVNSETTSENKSNPVNVLQFRGQNNFVKISSKAPETLSTYKLTNEENELKFKFRELRREVISSFFKLQTHPGTNQEEYLFNQKVNVSDEAIKKMISILLYTIDKVIIEGYFFQDVYENIEGSNSGFNPNEVFRSYKNLYERIK is encoded by the coding sequence ATGAAAAAAATTAAAAAACATTTATTATTGTCTAGTCTTCTTTCATCTTCTTTTGGATTAACTATTGTTTCTTGTTCACCAAATCAAGTACAAAATAATGTTGAGAACAAAGAAAGTAAAGAAGTAACAGCTTTAAAATTAGATATTTTAAACAATTTTGTAAACGAAATTTCTGATAAAGAAAAGCAAAAAGAATACAAAAAAGACATTGATTCTAAGAAAACAGCTGAGGAATTACTAAGTTATAGAGATTCTTTAATTAACAAATACGAGAAAGTAATTTTAGAAAAAATTAAGTACGCAGAATTTGATAAAGATGTTGAAGGTTTACTAATAACCAATTTAAAGCTATTAAAAAAATGAGAAAATTTAAACGAATTCAAGATTACAATAAAGGAAAAAATAGCTGAAGAAATATCTTATATTAAAAATGATAATTTCTTTTTATTGCTAAGTAATGAATCCAAAGAACAAATCGATAAAATGATAAGAAACCTCAATAAAGTTTCTGAAAAGTCATTAATAAATAATGAGATAAAGAATCTTCTTAATAAAGAAAAAGAAAACGAAATTAATTTACTTAAGAATAACGTAAAAAATATTATTAATACACATATTGCTGAAGAAAAAAGAAGCGAACTTTTATCAGAATTAGAAAGTAAAGAAAATAAATTTACTGAAATATATGTTTTTGAAAATAAAGTTTTAAATAGTCTAATTAGATTGAAAAAAGATACAGAATTAACATTTCAACTAAATTTTTTACAATCAAGAAACCCAATTACAGCAAATGAATATAAATTAAAAGTCATTAATTCAAATGAATCAAATTTCAATAGCATAAAAAATGAGTTACTTACAGAAGTGAGAAAATATAAACCTGATAGGCCAAGTAATTATTGAATATTTGCTCAAAAAGATCCATACCCTTCAACTATAGTTAACTCCGAAACAACTTCTGAAAATAAATCAAACCCTGTTAATGTGTTACAGTTTCGTGGTCAAAATAATTTCGTCAAAATTTCTAGTAAAGCTCCGGAAACTTTAAGTACTTATAAATTAACTAATGAAGAAAATGAGTTAAAATTTAAATTTAGAGAGTTAAGACGAGAAGTTATAAGTAGTTTCTTTAAGTTACAAACTCATCCAGGAACAAATCAAGAAGAATATTTATTTAATCAAAAAGTAAATGTCTCAGATGAAGCTATAAAAAAAATGATCTCTATACTTTTATATACAATTGATAAAGTTATCATTGAAGGATATTTCTTTCAAGATGTTTATGAAAATATAGAAGGTTCAAATTCAGGATTTAACCCAAATGAGGTATTTAGAAGTTATAAAAACTTATATGAGAGAATAAAATAA
- the dnaK gene encoding molecular chaperone DnaK, translating into MAKEIVLGIDLGTTNSVVSIIEGKNPVVLENPNGKRTTPSVVGFKNGEIIVGDVAKRQVETNPNTISSIKRLMGTDKTVHANNKDYKPEEVSAMILSYMKEYAEAKLGQKVTKAVITVPAYFDNAEREATKIAGKIAGLDVLRIINEPTAAALAFGLEKTDKSMKVLVYDLGGGTFDVSVLELEDGTFEVLSTSGDNHLGGDDWDNEIVKWISNQIKKEHNYDVSNDKMAKARLKEAAEKAKIDLSSQSVATINLPFLAVTENGPLNVELELKRSEFESMTSHLLDRTRKPIEDALREAGITSKDLHEVLLVGGSTRMPAVQDMVKRTLGKEPNRSINPDEVVSIGAAIQGAVLAGDIDDILLLDVTPLTLGIETMGGIATPLIARNTTIPVTKSQIFSTAADNQTEVTIRVVQGERQMASDNKLLGQFNLGGIEPARRGEPQIEVSFSIDVNGITTVTAKDLKTNKDATITISNSSKLSEDEIQKMIKEAEANKEADAKRKEEAETLVRAESLIDQIKKANAEQGDKLDPKSKEESEKLINELQELINKKDIPALKTKLDEVENMMHNFANYAAQQNAKNENNSSPEEETATVVEE; encoded by the coding sequence ATGGCAAAAGAAATAGTATTAGGAATTGATTTAGGTACTACAAACTCAGTAGTATCAATTATAGAAGGTAAAAATCCAGTTGTTTTAGAAAATCCAAATGGAAAAAGAACAACTCCATCAGTAGTTGGGTTTAAAAATGGAGAAATAATAGTTGGGGATGTGGCAAAACGTCAAGTTGAAACAAACCCTAACACAATTAGTTCAATCAAGAGATTGATGGGTACTGATAAAACAGTTCACGCAAATAATAAAGATTATAAACCGGAAGAAGTTTCAGCAATGATACTTTCATATATGAAAGAATATGCTGAAGCAAAATTAGGACAAAAAGTTACTAAAGCAGTTATTACTGTTCCAGCTTACTTCGATAACGCAGAACGTGAAGCGACAAAAATAGCAGGTAAAATTGCTGGATTAGATGTTTTAAGAATTATTAATGAACCAACGGCAGCTGCCTTAGCATTTGGTTTGGAAAAAACAGACAAATCAATGAAGGTTTTAGTATATGATCTTGGTGGTGGAACATTTGACGTTTCTGTATTAGAATTAGAAGACGGAACATTTGAAGTACTTTCTACAAGTGGTGATAACCACCTAGGTGGAGATGATTGAGATAATGAAATTGTTAAATGAATTTCAAATCAAATCAAGAAAGAACACAATTACGATGTTTCAAATGATAAAATGGCTAAAGCAAGATTAAAAGAAGCTGCTGAAAAAGCTAAGATAGATCTTTCAAGTCAATCAGTTGCAACAATAAACTTACCATTCTTGGCTGTTACAGAAAACGGACCACTAAATGTTGAACTAGAATTAAAACGTAGTGAATTTGAATCTATGACTTCACACTTATTGGACAGAACAAGAAAACCAATTGAAGATGCATTAAGAGAAGCAGGGATTACATCAAAAGACTTGCATGAAGTATTATTAGTAGGTGGTTCAACAAGAATGCCTGCAGTTCAAGACATGGTAAAAAGAACTTTAGGAAAAGAACCAAACCGTTCAATTAACCCTGACGAAGTTGTTTCAATTGGAGCAGCTATACAAGGTGCTGTTTTAGCTGGTGACATTGATGATATTTTATTACTAGATGTTACACCTTTAACATTAGGGATTGAAACAATGGGAGGAATCGCAACACCATTAATCGCTAGAAATACTACAATACCTGTTACAAAAAGTCAAATTTTCTCAACAGCAGCAGATAACCAAACAGAGGTTACAATTAGAGTTGTGCAAGGTGAAAGACAAATGGCTTCAGATAATAAATTACTTGGGCAATTTAATTTAGGCGGAATTGAGCCTGCTCGTAGGGGTGAACCTCAAATTGAAGTTAGTTTTTCAATTGATGTTAACGGTATTACTACTGTAACAGCAAAAGATTTAAAAACAAACAAAGATGCAACTATAACAATTTCAAACTCATCAAAATTATCAGAAGATGAAATTCAAAAAATGATAAAAGAAGCTGAAGCTAATAAAGAAGCTGACGCAAAACGTAAAGAAGAAGCAGAAACTTTAGTTAGAGCTGAATCATTAATTGATCAAATTAAAAAAGCTAATGCTGAACAAGGTGATAAACTTGATCCTAAATCAAAAGAAGAATCAGAAAAATTGATAAATGAATTACAAGAACTAATTAATAAAAAAGATATTCCAGCATTAAAAACAAAACTAGATGAAGTAGAGAATATGATGCATAATTTTGCGAACTACGCCGCTCAACAAAATGCAAAAAATGAAAATAATTCATCACCTGAGGAAGAAACTGCAACAGTTGTAGAAGAATAA
- a CDS encoding ABC transporter ATP-binding protein, whose product MVKKLFSKEKQPLFDFEEFSKNVKYKEFSDGSRIKIAAEINDIHLSFTNPARPGEKNKVLRGPSLEVYEGKVHAIIGESGSGKSVITSLLYGLTGDNSVIDSGEIKLYNNNVENFNFNDWEKSHYRGRVVSAVFQNPMSTLNPTMKVGAQIMEGMLLNKVVKNKKEAYLRAVEFLKLTKINDPEAVMKLYPHEMSGGMIQRVVIAAIVALEPKILVMDEPTTALDPTVQALVLDVIKDLQEKLKLSIVFITHDLGVVASIADYISIMYAGQIIEEGTAEEILNYPQHPYTWGLISSMPDVNKGSRLATIRGSVPSNLNKIKGDAFAVRNDYALGKDFDLEPDFYWISETHRVKSALLDDKAQKYYAPKLIQELWKEYLDKHGKK is encoded by the coding sequence TTAGTTAAAAAATTATTTTCAAAAGAAAAGCAACCGTTATTTGATTTTGAAGAATTTTCAAAGAACGTTAAATATAAAGAGTTTAGTGATGGTTCAAGAATTAAAATAGCTGCAGAAATCAATGATATCCATTTATCATTCACTAATCCAGCTAGACCAGGAGAAAAGAATAAAGTTTTAAGAGGACCATCTCTTGAAGTTTACGAAGGTAAAGTTCACGCAATAATTGGTGAATCTGGTTCAGGTAAATCAGTTATAACATCACTATTATACGGTTTAACAGGAGATAATTCTGTTATAGATTCTGGAGAAATTAAACTTTATAATAATAATGTAGAGAATTTTAACTTTAATGACTGAGAAAAATCACACTATAGAGGAAGGGTTGTTTCGGCAGTTTTCCAAAATCCAATGTCTACTTTAAACCCAACAATGAAAGTTGGAGCTCAAATTATGGAGGGTATGCTTCTTAATAAAGTTGTTAAAAATAAAAAAGAAGCATACTTAAGAGCTGTAGAATTTCTGAAGTTAACAAAAATTAACGATCCAGAAGCTGTGATGAAACTTTACCCGCACGAAATGTCAGGTGGAATGATACAACGTGTTGTTATTGCTGCAATTGTTGCTTTAGAGCCTAAAATATTAGTTATGGATGAACCAACAACTGCTCTTGATCCAACTGTCCAAGCTCTTGTTTTGGATGTAATCAAAGACTTACAAGAAAAATTAAAACTATCTATAGTATTTATTACGCATGACCTAGGAGTAGTTGCTTCTATAGCTGACTATATTTCTATTATGTATGCTGGACAAATAATTGAAGAAGGTACTGCAGAAGAAATTCTTAATTATCCTCAACATCCTTATACTTGAGGACTAATTTCAAGTATGCCAGATGTTAACAAAGGAAGCAGATTAGCAACGATAAGAGGTAGCGTACCTTCAAACCTTAATAAAATTAAGGGTGATGCATTTGCTGTTAGAAATGATTATGCATTAGGTAAAGATTTTGATTTAGAACCTGACTTTTATTGAATATCAGAAACACACAGAGTTAAATCTGCATTACTTGATGATAAAGCGCAAAAATATTATGCTCCAAAACTAATTCAAGAATTATGAAAGGAATATTTAGATAAACATGGAAAGAAATAA
- a CDS encoding dUTP diphosphatase: MNLIELFEMQKRLDKEIDKKRENICPNLNKKEIILQRLIALIVEAGEFINEVQSFKYWKQNKNQVKRKILEEFADLLHFFITLSYEHNVSPQFTPIKNEYNDINIQFKNLFISITDIMKDTNKETIKKAFEIALGSFLMLGYNYGELFQAYFLKNQTNYKRLYSNY; this comes from the coding sequence ATGAATTTGATTGAATTATTCGAAATGCAAAAAAGACTTGATAAAGAAATTGATAAAAAAAGAGAAAACATATGCCCTAACTTGAATAAAAAAGAAATTATATTGCAAAGATTAATTGCTTTAATAGTTGAGGCAGGAGAATTTATAAACGAAGTTCAATCTTTTAAATATTGAAAACAAAACAAGAATCAAGTTAAACGAAAGATACTTGAAGAATTTGCTGACTTATTACATTTTTTTATAACTTTATCTTATGAACATAATGTATCACCACAATTTACACCTATAAAGAATGAATACAACGATATCAATATTCAATTTAAAAATTTATTTATAAGTATAACTGACATAATGAAGGATACTAATAAAGAAACTATTAAAAAAGCTTTTGAAATTGCGCTTGGAAGTTTTTTGATGTTGGGTTATAATTATGGTGAATTATTTCAAGCTTATTTTTTAAAGAATCAAACAAACTATAAAAGATTGTATAGCAATTATTAA
- the grpE gene encoding nucleotide exchange factor GrpE — MTNIKIKHNDILKANFKLIIEDAIISEYSNKYEIVVGKNEYLPGFDDYLNGRKIKDNLEIKFSFPKNYSIRDFAGKKAIVEISEIVLLENNSSKTNDDELKKKIAELEAKLSLKELEIIKLSEAYKSKANEFGSKTQEKIEQITNEYKEKLDQEKKEIKKYALQSFAEDFAIPYNNFISAIKAGENSQSAEVNNYVYGFNIVAKQFESLLNDNNIQLIKPEINSEFDPALQEVVDFKESEESNNKIIKVIRYGFSLNGRVIVPSSVVLSKKISN; from the coding sequence ATGACTAATATAAAGATTAAACACAATGACATTTTAAAAGCAAATTTTAAATTAATTATCGAGGATGCTATTATTAGTGAATATTCAAATAAATATGAGATAGTTGTTGGGAAAAATGAATATTTACCTGGTTTTGATGATTATCTTAATGGAAGAAAAATAAAAGACAATTTAGAAATTAAATTCAGTTTTCCTAAAAACTATTCAATAAGAGATTTTGCTGGTAAAAAAGCAATTGTCGAGATATCAGAAATTGTTTTATTAGAAAATAATTCATCAAAAACAAATGATGATGAATTAAAGAAAAAAATAGCTGAACTTGAAGCGAAATTATCATTAAAAGAATTAGAAATTATAAAATTATCTGAAGCATATAAATCAAAAGCAAATGAGTTTGGTTCTAAAACACAAGAAAAAATCGAACAAATTACTAATGAATATAAAGAAAAGTTAGATCAAGAAAAAAAAGAGATCAAAAAATATGCTTTACAAAGTTTTGCAGAGGACTTTGCGATACCGTATAATAATTTTATTAGTGCAATAAAGGCTGGTGAAAATTCTCAAAGTGCAGAGGTAAATAATTATGTCTACGGATTTAATATTGTCGCAAAACAATTTGAAAGTTTGTTGAATGATAATAATATCCAGTTAATTAAACCTGAAATAAATTCAGAATTTGATCCTGCTCTCCAAGAAGTTGTTGATTTTAAAGAATCTGAGGAATCTAACAATAAAATAATTAAAGTTATTAGATACGGATTTTCTTTGAATGGAAGAGTAATAGTACCTTCATCAGTAGTTTTATCTAAAAAAATTAGCAATTAA
- a CDS encoding ABC transporter permease gives MSKNKNIDLNEIFFVNKRNKDFTIFQKLFSFDSALSKSLIRFSKIILEFFIIGLIVITITFFLINAVPGSNSLTAGLDEAARKAIEAKYGLNLPIFQRYLNYIAGLFRGEFGISISLFPGREIQDFVWVRFYKSFLVGIFAVFLTVTIGISVGIWVGKNPGGWVDNISTVIVSIFSSVPSIIFALVLVFIGRLVGLPYIFNDKNLLTYILPGLALSLGSIIVYIKYIRTELNRELNSVHAKFAYLKGLSKNRFVWKHALKPALFPIATFFPAVIFGSFIGSIFIEQIFFIPGSGALLLQAIQTKDYNIILFLIVMFALLTIVSYATRDILYEVIDPRVRRKGA, from the coding sequence ATGTCTAAAAACAAAAATATAGATTTGAACGAAATTTTCTTTGTTAATAAAAGAAACAAAGATTTTACAATTTTTCAAAAATTATTTTCTTTTGATTCTGCTTTATCAAAATCATTAATTAGATTTTCTAAGATAATTTTAGAGTTCTTTATTATTGGATTAATAGTAATTACAATCACTTTCTTTTTAATTAATGCGGTACCTGGGTCAAATTCATTGACTGCAGGTCTTGATGAAGCTGCTCGTAAAGCAATAGAAGCTAAATACGGATTAAATTTACCAATTTTTCAAAGATATTTAAATTATATAGCCGGCCTATTTAGAGGAGAATTTGGTATTTCGATTTCATTATTTCCTGGAAGAGAAATTCAAGATTTTGTATGAGTCAGATTTTATAAATCATTTCTTGTAGGAATTTTTGCTGTATTTTTAACGGTAACAATCGGTATTTCAGTAGGTATTTGGGTCGGAAAAAACCCTGGTGGATGAGTTGATAATATTTCAACAGTCATAGTAAGTATTTTTTCATCAGTACCTTCAATTATTTTTGCATTAGTTTTAGTTTTCATCGGGAGATTAGTTGGGCTACCATACATTTTTAATGATAAAAATCTTTTAACATACATTCTTCCTGGACTGGCTCTTTCATTAGGGAGTATAATCGTTTATATTAAATACATTAGAACAGAACTAAATAGAGAATTAAATTCTGTTCATGCAAAATTCGCATACTTGAAAGGCTTATCAAAGAACAGATTTGTTTGGAAGCATGCCTTAAAACCAGCCTTATTCCCTATAGCTACATTTTTCCCTGCTGTTATTTTTGGCTCATTTATTGGAAGTATTTTTATAGAACAAATATTCTTTATTCCAGGTTCAGGTGCTTTATTATTACAAGCTATACAAACCAAGGATTACAATATTATTTTATTTTTAATTGTTATGTTCGCTTTATTAACAATTGTTTCATATGCTACAAGGGATATACTTTATGAAGTTATTGACCCTAGAGTTAGAAGAAAGGGGGCTTAA
- a CDS encoding transporter encodes MKIYKKIFLSLPIAMAPIGIVACAKPEQPSQPSTQPAQPSTQPAQPSDQPAQPSTQPAQPSTQPAQPSDQPAQPSTQPAQPSDQPVEPSGENNQSTNETKEIIELPEPRGDKERTKNSRKSKIGFSGIALLGENQVDLANNNDELAVKFRYSVIFKDDESNPVTIETGNIPNNAGLKLIVKKNNDGNLVFSPSEDPNLRPTLFTS; translated from the coding sequence ATGAAAATCTATAAAAAAATATTTTTAAGTTTACCAATTGCAATGGCTCCGATTGGTATTGTAGCTTGTGCAAAGCCAGAGCAGCCATCACAGCCAAGCACACAACCTGCACAGCCAAGCACACAACCTGCACAACCTAGTGACCAACCTGCACAACCAAGCACACAACCTGCACAACCAAGCACACAACCTGCACAACCTAGTGACCAACCTGCACAACCAAGCACACAACCTGCACAACCTAGTGACCAACCTGTAGAGCCTTCTGGCGAAAATAATCAATCAACAAATGAGACAAAAGAAATAATCGAACTTCCTGAACCAAGAGGTGATAAAGAAAGAACTAAAAATTCTCGAAAAAGTAAAATAGGTTTTTCTGGTATTGCTTTGCTAGGCGAAAATCAAGTGGACTTAGCGAACAATAACGATGAGCTTGCTGTAAAGTTTAGATATTCAGTAATATTTAAAGATGATGAATCTAATCCAGTTACAATAGAGACAGGAAATATACCGAATAATGCAGGTTTAAAACTAATTGTTAAAAAAAATAATGATGGTAATTTGGTATTTTCACCATCAGAAGACCCGAATTTGCGCCCTACACTTTTTACATCATAA
- a CDS encoding ABC transporter ATP-binding protein → MERNKIEYVEKKFPFRKVKHVRYQTRGVEDMLMPKHNEKILATLRNVDITYGSGMKSFRAVTDLNLNIYEGEVLGLVGESGSGKSTIGKTLVGLVPYSFGEIKLLDKVLPKKMSRGLKFGKSLKEYKAIENFLVNKVQMIFQDPANSLNPHANVESVVSEGLMNTKNAKEIWLYNFDQNVLNDILNKINESALSEESLNEYVDKLNKNIAINSDIAYNALYIEFFNYLKELNLLEIKVLLENYKIERDKMQSLAEKDARKLLVRDILISVGLDESVLRRYPLEFSGGQQQRIGISRAVVLRPQLLVADEPISALDVSIQAQVVNIFNELKEKFNLTILFIAHDLRMVEYISDRIAVMNKGRLLEVGKTEEIMNHSLHPYTKSLLDAVPSIKGKKGSLIGYVYNIRMHNYTSDNQPEWIKINDDHYVLGTQQEINDWKNGKY, encoded by the coding sequence ATGGAAAGAAATAAGATTGAATATGTTGAAAAGAAATTTCCTTTTAGAAAAGTAAAACACGTAAGATATCAAACCCGTGGTGTAGAAGACATGTTGATGCCAAAGCACAATGAAAAAATTCTAGCAACACTACGAAATGTTGATATCACATATGGCTCAGGTATGAAATCATTTAGGGCTGTTACTGATTTAAATTTAAACATTTATGAAGGTGAAGTTCTTGGCCTAGTGGGCGAGTCTGGTTCAGGTAAGAGCACAATAGGAAAAACACTTGTAGGACTTGTCCCATATAGTTTTGGTGAAATAAAACTTCTTGATAAAGTATTACCTAAAAAAATGTCAAGAGGTCTTAAGTTTGGAAAATCATTAAAAGAGTATAAAGCGATTGAAAACTTTTTAGTTAATAAAGTACAAATGATTTTCCAAGACCCTGCAAACTCACTAAATCCACACGCAAATGTAGAATCAGTTGTTTCAGAAGGGTTAATGAACACTAAAAACGCAAAAGAAATTTGATTATACAACTTCGACCAAAACGTTTTGAATGATATTCTCAATAAAATTAATGAAAGTGCACTTTCTGAAGAATCATTAAATGAATATGTGGATAAATTGAATAAAAATATCGCTATAAATAGCGATATTGCCTATAATGCCCTTTATATTGAATTCTTTAATTATTTAAAAGAACTTAATTTATTAGAAATAAAAGTATTATTAGAGAATTATAAAATTGAACGTGATAAAATGCAATCCTTAGCTGAAAAAGATGCTAGAAAATTACTTGTAAGAGACATCTTAATTTCAGTTGGATTAGATGAATCTGTTTTAAGAAGATACCCTCTAGAGTTTTCGGGGGGACAACAACAACGTATAGGTATTTCTAGAGCCGTTGTATTAAGACCACAATTACTTGTTGCTGATGAACCTATTTCAGCTCTTGATGTGTCAATTCAAGCGCAGGTAGTAAATATATTTAATGAACTAAAAGAAAAGTTTAATCTTACAATACTTTTTATTGCACATGACTTGCGTATGGTTGAATATATTTCAGACAGAATTGCGGTAATGAACAAAGGTAGATTATTGGAAGTTGGTAAAACAGAAGAAATTATGAACCATTCATTACATCCCTACACAAAAAGCTTATTAGATGCTGTTCCTTCTATAAAAGGCAAAAAAGGTAGTTTGATTGGTTATGTATATAACATAAGAATGCACAATTATACATCTGATAATCAACCTGAATGAATAAAAATTAATGATGATCATTATGTTCTTGGCACACAGCAAGAAATTAATGATTGAAAAAATGGAAAATACTAA
- a CDS encoding heat-inducible transcriptional repressor HrcA, with product MQQRLNKKIEPILKWTVLSYIEDGLPISSSNLINKYSNEIQCSSAKIRYIMNELEQLGFLQKSHNSSGRTPTVQGLNYYAKFLSKSWEDKMRHKINEVLKQKHSEIDNTVETAANIITEITGITLVTNEITKDALLKSIDIVPFERNKATVVLVISTGEVFSKIISFAKEIDGNDLKVAVRIFKERLIDSPLKELSDRVILLKDILAQSVNNYQSILDSIVNQVFNSYLKQERNNKKIYGKNNIILSDQIQREDLNNLIQLVEKHSVWEKIQEQADKNENIKIAVDSSGTYMSKRIESDSKITEISVVGAMNSDFDAMKTAINVLDKILKEINNK from the coding sequence ATGCAACAAAGATTGAATAAGAAAATAGAACCTATTTTAAAATGAACTGTTCTTTCATATATAGAAGATGGGCTTCCTATTAGTAGTTCTAACTTAATAAATAAGTATAGTAATGAAATACAATGTTCAAGTGCAAAAATAAGATACATAATGAATGAGCTTGAACAATTAGGTTTTTTACAAAAATCACATAATTCAAGCGGTAGAACACCAACTGTGCAAGGCCTTAATTATTATGCAAAGTTTTTATCTAAATCTTGAGAAGATAAAATGAGACATAAAATAAATGAAGTTTTAAAACAGAAACACTCAGAAATAGATAATACAGTTGAAACAGCTGCTAATATAATAACAGAGATTACTGGAATTACTTTAGTAACGAACGAGATTACAAAAGATGCACTATTAAAAAGCATTGATATAGTTCCTTTCGAAAGAAATAAAGCTACAGTTGTTTTGGTTATTTCAACAGGTGAAGTTTTTTCAAAAATAATTTCTTTTGCCAAAGAAATTGATGGGAATGACTTAAAAGTGGCTGTTAGAATTTTTAAAGAAAGATTGATAGATTCGCCTTTAAAAGAATTATCAGATAGAGTTATTTTACTCAAAGATATTTTGGCTCAATCAGTAAACAATTATCAATCTATACTTGATTCTATAGTAAATCAAGTGTTTAATAGCTATCTTAAACAAGAAAGAAACAATAAAAAAATATATGGAAAAAATAACATTATTTTAAGTGATCAAATACAAAGAGAAGACTTAAATAATCTTATTCAATTAGTTGAAAAACATTCAGTGTGAGAAAAAATTCAAGAACAAGCTGATAAAAACGAGAATATTAAAATTGCAGTAGATTCATCTGGTACATATATGTCAAAAAGAATTGAAAGTGATTCAAAAATAACAGAAATATCTGTTGTTGGAGCAATGAATTCGGATTTTGATGCAATGAAAACTGCTATAAATGTACTTGATAAAATTTTGAAAGAAATAAATAATAAATAG
- a CDS encoding ABC transporter permease has translation MSKKSIKDRFDNYVSRLKNRNELGETNLANLDTAPNPLLAPFQYQAWKIIGKSIDFSINQHMNQEAKPFKEFVYRYSKNFGGVLGFVLLVVLIILALIIPFTTLDPQLTDVNNRYLTFNSTDSSGTHHILGTDHLGRDLWARLWHGLRYSLSLAIVVTIIEVMIGLTIGIMMGQFERVDRVFTFIIKIISVVPTILILILMTIVVSPSFWVIAFSLSLTSWTGMANQIRAQVKRAKHFEWVSASKVLGTPMYKILFNYIPVILPILITQLVFTIPGVVLSETSLAFIGLAIDDASTLGNLISEGQKQFPTYLRYVFVPSSILILITTSVQLIGASLQDALRRQR, from the coding sequence ATGTCTAAAAAAAGTATTAAAGATAGATTTGATAATTATGTTTCTAGATTAAAGAATAGAAACGAATTGGGCGAAACAAATTTAGCTAATTTAGATACCGCACCTAACCCTCTTTTAGCGCCTTTTCAATATCAAGCTTGAAAAATCATTGGAAAGTCTATAGATTTTTCGATCAATCAACATATGAATCAGGAAGCTAAGCCCTTTAAAGAATTCGTTTATAGATATTCTAAAAATTTTGGTGGTGTTTTAGGTTTTGTTTTGCTTGTTGTTTTAATTATATTAGCGTTAATAATACCTTTCACAACTTTAGATCCGCAATTAACTGATGTTAATAATAGATATTTAACATTTAATTCAACAGATAGTAGTGGTACACATCATATTTTAGGTACTGATCACCTTGGTCGTGACTTATGGGCTAGACTTTGACACGGATTGAGATACTCATTATCTTTAGCTATAGTAGTAACTATTATAGAAGTTATGATAGGATTAACGATAGGTATTATGATGGGACAATTCGAAAGAGTTGACAGAGTATTTACATTTATAATTAAAATTATTTCTGTTGTACCGACTATCTTAATTTTAATTCTTATGACTATTGTTGTTAGTCCAAGTTTCTGAGTTATTGCGTTTTCATTATCACTAACTTCTTGAACAGGTATGGCTAACCAAATAAGAGCTCAAGTTAAAAGAGCAAAACACTTTGAATGAGTTTCAGCTTCAAAAGTTCTTGGAACTCCTATGTATAAAATTTTATTCAACTACATACCAGTTATTTTACCAATTCTAATTACTCAATTAGTTTTTACGATTCCTGGTGTAGTATTATCTGAAACATCATTAGCTTTCATTGGGTTAGCAATTGATGATGCTTCAACATTAGGTAATTTAATTTCTGAAGGGCAAAAACAATTTCCAACTTATTTAAGATATGTTTTTGTACCATCTTCAATTTTAATTTTAATTACAACTAGTGTTCAATTGATTGGTGCTAGTTTGCAAGATGCTTTAAGAAGACAAAGATAG